In the genome of Geminocystis sp. NIES-3709, the window ATATCGCTCTAAGGATTGCTCAAAATCATCTAATGGGTAATTCCCCCAAAAGATACCAAAAGATTTATCAAACTTTCCTACTATGTCTATATCAAGACTAACACCCGTGCTAATAGTATTGGAATGGATGATTATTTGTGCTTCTTTTAATCTGTTTAAATTATCAGTTATTCCACATTCTTTTCTGTCTGTATTTGATACCGTTTCTTGGTCTATTCGATAAATTTTGTCTTCTGGTAAAAATTCTAATAGCCATTGTTCTAGGTTAATAGTTCCACTGCTAGAAATAACTTTTTGACCACTGGTACTTATTATAATTCTCTCACCTTTTTCGACTGCTTTTATTACCTCTTTTCTAAGTTTTAATTCCGAATCAATGATAATAAGATTTCTGTTTGAAAATGGCTTAAATTCGTTCTCAAAGCATACTACATCTTTTAAATTGAGTCTCAACATATCAGATAAGAATTTAATATCTATATCTGATAAATCAGCATCAGAACAAATTATTGTACCACCATTATTAACGCAATTAGATAGTAGTTTAAATAACCTTTCTAAAACATCACCTCTATTCTTTTTAATCTCTGTTTTAGCGTTTAATCCATGCCATAATATTTGAGATATTTCATCTAAAACAATTATGTCATAAGTATTTTCTGAATCTAATTTTAGCAGTGAGTCTAAACAAATCGAGAGATTAAAATTCTCTGTATTGGTTACTTTTCTCTGTAAATGAATGAACAAATCATCTTGATAGGAATTTAACCCTAATCTTTCTGATAAGTTTCTCGACAAGGTTTGTCTATGGGTGATGTTTAATATTTTCTTCTTCTGACAATCACTTTTTAACACCTTAGCGATCGCTGTCGTTTTTCCTGTGTTTTGTGCTGATTTTATTCCGATTATTTTTTTATTCTCATCGATCGCCATTGTGATCAAGTCACTAGGAAAATGGGGAGTATTTATCTTTCTACCTCCTGATAATTTACGAGTTCCTAACGCTCTTAACCGTGCTATAAATTTACGATAAGAGACTGCTTTCTGATAAAGTCGTCTGACTCCCTTAACGCCATATTTAACTAAATAATCATCAATCCCTTTACAATCTTCTTCTGACCAATCCAGAATATTAACGGAATTACCCAGCTTTGTTAATTTTTTCCCTAAGGTTTTTGTCTGCTTGTTAACTGCCAATTTACTGGATAACTTTTTGTCTGCTCTATCAAAGGTTATAAAAACTTGTCTCTTATTTTCGAGTAACCATTTTAATTCTGGTTTTAATTCGGTAAACCATGAACTCTCGTCTTCTATTGGTTTTTCTGAGTGAGTTGTTACAGAGAAACTTGCCAAGGCAATAATTCCCACGCTGATTAATGCAGCCGCCTTTTTTACTCCCTCTGTTATCGAGATGGAAATTTGAGGATTATCTTTTATCCATTCCCACTTATCGGAATAGGTATCCAGTGGCAATGATTCAATTTGGTACTTTTTAGCTAAATGCTTAATTATTCGGAAAGGAATATTTAGGTATATAAAAGGTGTACTTGCCCCTTTGGGGGTTTCATACTTGATCGCTTTTTCTGTTTGCTTACTGTAATCAAAGTAAGTTCTAGGTGAATTTGGCTTTATTTGGGCAAAATCTACTGTTTTCGTTATCGGATTAAAGGTATTAACGTACCAATAACCGTTATAAAGATGATTATATTTTTTAGCTATAACTGAGCTAACGCCCGTGTTTGTTAAATCTTTTTTCTCAAATTTACAGTTATCAATAAATAGTTTAAAACCTTCAAAACCCTCGACATAATTAAAGTTGAGCGATACTACATCTTGAGAAATTCCACTATCTAACCAATCTTTTAAAGCGTTTTGAAAACTTGAATTTTTCTGAGAGAATGATTGCGTTTTTGTTTCTTTTATCATATAATTAACTTAGTTTTTCGTAATTGCTTTTAATATTCCAAAGTTAAAAGATCAATTACTTGTGTTATTTGAAAACATAATAACTCCTAATCAGTACTATTTCAAGACTTCTCAGAAAAATAGTTGGGACTAGGAGTTATTTTTGTTATATGGATGATCAATTGCTTGTGTTATTTGCTACCTATAATATCATAATCTTTATCTTTTATTTTAACAATAGACAAATTTTTCTCTCTTATCCTTTTCTTTGTTTTATAACAAAAACTTTCCCTTATTTTTTATTTTCCTCTAATTAA includes:
- a CDS encoding plasmid replication protein, CyRepA1 family; its protein translation is MIKETKTQSFSQKNSSFQNALKDWLDSGISQDVVSLNFNYVEGFEGFKLFIDNCKFEKKDLTNTGVSSVIAKKYNHLYNGYWYVNTFNPITKTVDFAQIKPNSPRTYFDYSKQTEKAIKYETPKGASTPFIYLNIPFRIIKHLAKKYQIESLPLDTYSDKWEWIKDNPQISISITEGVKKAAALISVGIIALASFSVTTHSEKPIEDESSWFTELKPELKWLLENKRQVFITFDRADKKLSSKLAVNKQTKTLGKKLTKLGNSVNILDWSEEDCKGIDDYLVKYGVKGVRRLYQKAVSYRKFIARLRALGTRKLSGGRKINTPHFPSDLITMAIDENKKIIGIKSAQNTGKTTAIAKVLKSDCQKKKILNITHRQTLSRNLSERLGLNSYQDDLFIHLQRKVTNTENFNLSICLDSLLKLDSENTYDIIVLDEISQILWHGLNAKTEIKKNRGDVLERLFKLLSNCVNNGGTIICSDADLSDIDIKFLSDMLRLNLKDVVCFENEFKPFSNRNLIIIDSELKLRKEVIKAVEKGERIIISTSGQKVISSSGTINLEQWLLEFLPEDKIYRIDQETVSNTDRKECGITDNLNRLKEAQIIIHSNTISTGVSLDIDIVGKFDKSFGIFWGNYPLDDFEQSLERYRGDCDRYVFLPESRASMIANGSANHQKMISHFDNKLSQTNYIFNIDQFRFASELVIYYSLYGSRINGDLSGLRSNFIVHCENKGYNIMNYQEKITKKEITQIKEKKQEIKDKSTKDYAQNLWNSSVLSNSEYEEIKSKKRKSKKESLAEKRTDLNKRYGNLAPMLLEDLELFTQFVIADLGSLYPQLRRRFFCSLGSEINLIMDREKAQKKANYSKENDKLVYFSDLLELSKNSIYSKTLEILGVSIDDLSIRANGITDQQMADLKQIAIEKNETSKEWQQARDKIKELAITTQSIEQWSKDLDEKIEKHGTAIETALDIDLSLTKNKKNKAMVRFRMLLNRLGYDLETCFRSWENGKQLRYYRIKSKVDQAVWEQIYENWYSEIKCQELKAA